The stretch of DNA CGGTTTCATCAGCGGGTTGGCAGGTTGCAAGCGGACATGCCCGCCTTCAAGGTAAAAATACTTGAGCGTGGTTTCATCACGGTCAGCAAGCCACACCGCCACCATTTCGCCGTTATTGGCTTGAGTTACCGGTCGCATGATGACAATATCGCCATCGTTGACCATGGCATCGATCATCGAATCCCCCTGGACTTCCAGCGCAAACAGGTCTTCTGCTTTCTCCTTGAGCGGGAGCAGGCTGCGCGCAATGTCAATGCCGGTTTCTGAGTCAAAATAATTGAAATCCGAGGAGGGCACCGGCACCGGTTCACCCGCAACGATGCGCCCAATCACCGGCACGCTGAACATCTCTGTGATGTCCTGGGCTGTCTTGAGCAGATTGCCTTCCAGGTTTCGCAATAACCGAATCCCGCGCGAAACGTTGTCCTCACGCTCAATGTAATGCATTTCTTCGAGTTGTTTAAGGTAATAATTGACCACCGAGGTGGAGGAGATGTCGGTGTTTTCACCAATTTCTCGGATTGAGGGGGGATAGCCATTTTCTGCTTGAAATTGTTTCAGAAATTTCAAAATTTTCTTATGTCGTTCGCTAAGTCCTGCTCTTTTTCTCGCCATCATCTCAGGCTCCTTTTGCTAAATACTGCTCATTTGTGCTATGATTACCTCCAATCATACCCGAACATCTGTTCAGTGTCAAGGATAAATTCAACCTTTATTGAGGCTAATCCGAGGCAAAACCACTGTCTCTGTTGGAGCAAAAGGTATAATGGTGAGGCTATGAAAAGCAAATCATCGGCAATTGAAATGATTGAGGTTTCTGGATGAAGTCAAACTCTTCCAATCAGATTAAAAAATTCTTTTCAGAAATTCATTTTTCACGAAACGATGTGTGGGATTTCGCATTGATCCTGGTTGGCGCCCTGATCCAGGCGGCAGCGATGAGCTTATTTCTGGTACCGGCGGACCTGGTCAGCGGTGGAATCAGCGGCCTGGCGCAATTAATCCATCATTACACAGAATTTCCAATTGGCTTGATGGTCTTTTTAGGTAATATTCCCTTATTTATCCTGGGATGGAAACATCTGGGCGGTCCGCGGTTTGCCATCCGCACTGTGGTGTCGATCATCGCATTTTCAGCCTTTACTGACCTGCTGATGCTGTTTTTGCCGCGCGGCGGCGTAACGGATGACCCCGTGCTCAACACCATCTACGGGGGGTTGTTGTTGGGCGTCGGGTTGGGAATCGTCTACCGTGGACGCGGCACCAGCGGAGGCTCAGATATTCTCGGACGCATCCTCAACTTCCGCTTTCATCTCACCATCTCGCATGCGTATTTAATCACCGATTCGCTGGTGGTGCTGGCAGCAGGCTTTGTCTTTGGCTGGACCAAAGCGCTTTATGGCTTAGTTTTGATCTATGTCAGCGGGTTGGCGGCAGAACTCGCACTGGAGGGAACCAATGTCGTTCGCTCAGCCATGATCGTCACCACGCAAACCGATGCGATTACACAGGCAATCATGAAAGATCTTGAACGCGGCGTCACCATCCTTGAAGGCACAGGCGGTTACACGGGTGAGCCGCGCGATGTGGTTTATTGTGTGGTCTCCCGCATGGATGTTCCCCGCTTAAAAACCCTGGTTCACGAAAATGATCCCCATGCCTTTATGGTGATTGGTCAGGCACAGGAAGCCCTGGGAGAAGGTTTTACCCCGTTGAAGGTTGACCATCACTGAGCCGTGATTATCAGCCTTCTAATATCTCGAAACTGGTGCTGATTTCTGCAACGCCGCGCAGGGTTGCTGCCACCGAGCAATATTTTTCTTCCGACAGATCGATCGCTTGCTGAACGCTTTTCGCACTCAGCCCCTCACCTTTGAGGAGGAAATGCAGGTGAATTTTTCGAAAAGCCCAGGGTGCGCTTTCATCCTGTTCCGCAGTCACCTTGGCTTCAAGGAACGAAAGCGGCGTTTTTTTCTTCTCCAAAATGCCCACCACGTCGAAAGCAGCGCAACCTGCCAGCGCCGAAAGGATCAGCTCAGAGGGTTTCATGCCAAAATTCTCACCCGGTGCGGATAGAGTCACCGAGTGACCCGTCGAATCGGTGGAGACGAATCGTCTTCCATCCGGAATCCAGCGTAATACGGTGTTAGCTGCCATTATTGCTCCTTAATCATGTCTTTCACTCAGAGAGTTTTCCCAACATTTTAATTAAATCCGTCATCGTGGCTTTTTGAACATCCAGGTCGTCCGAGTCGTCCATGTTCAACAGGCATTCGCTGACCACACCCTGTAAATAGCTCAGGCTGGCGGATTGCACCGCAGCACGGATGGCAATCAACTGCTGAAAGACCTCTCTGCAATCTCGGTCGTCGGCAATCATCTTCTGCACACCCCGCAACTGACCTTCCACCCTCGCCAGGCGATGAATCACCGGTTCTTTTTCTCGGATGTTTTTTGTCTGCAACATATGGATTTATTCTTTCCAGACCACCGGTCTTAGGAATGTTATCCTGCTCAACGGAAGGGCCCAGAACTGACGCAACCCCCAGCGCTTTGGGATTGCCCGGAACTGATCGCTGCAATTGTTGAAAGGCGTTTGCGCGTCTTCCTCGATTGGCATCCCGGGCACTCCGGGGTGTTGCTGTTTGGGTCAGAAAAGCGCACCAGTTTCTCAAAGTCCTGGTCGCAATTATCACAGTGATAAGCATAAAGCGGCATAGGTTTCACTCTCCAATATACTATACTGGGGTATAGTGTATTATTTTTAAATCGGTTTGTCAAGAATTAAGAAGCCGTGATCTATAAATTGGGTTGCATAATTATTGAGTATAATCTCATCAAGGGATGATCTTTCATCCCGGAGTGCTCCAATGCTACCTGAGATCGTCATCTTAGCCATCATCATCGTTATTGCGGCTCTCTTGTTTGCCACCGGCCTGATCCCCATGGATTTAACGGCATTATTCGTCCTGGTTGCGCTGGCGCTCACCGGACTGGTTTCACCTTCCCAGGCGCTTTCTGGTTTCAGCAGTCCGGCGATCGTCATCCTGTGGGCGATGTTCATCCTTTCTGCGGGCTTTAACCGGACGGGCATCTCCAATCTGATTGGCGCCCGCTTGCTCAAATTAGCGGGCAAGAGTGAGAGCCGGTTAATGGCTTTTCTGATGGGAATCTCCGCGTTATTATCCGCCATTATGAATAATGTCGGCGTTGCAGCCATGTTTTTACCGATTACCCTGGATATTGCCCGCCGCACCAAGCGTCCTGCTTCGCGTTTATTGCTGCCAATGGCTTACGGCGCATTACATGGCAGCATGATGCCTTTGATTGGCACCTCCGCCATCCTGATTGTCCGCGAGGTCATGATTGAAGCCAACCTTAAACCGCTAAATTTTTTAGATTTTGCCCCGGGTGGGCTGATTATTTTAATCATCAGCATCGCTTACATGGTCCTCATTGGGCGACGCTTTCTTCCGTTCCGTCAAGCTCCCAAGGCACTCTCCGCTGCTGATACCATTAATGAGGGCTTTGCCCAGAATCAGTATGCTTTGCAAGAGCGACTGGCTATGTTAATCATCCAGGATGGCAACCCGCTGGCGGGAAAAACCCTGACCGAAAGCCGCATCGGTCAGGCTTTGGGATTGACGGTATTAAGCATCAAGCGCAAAGACGGCGAGATCATCCAGGCAACAGCAGACGCAATCATCAAAGATGATGATCAACTGCTGGTATTGGGGCGCCTGGACCGAATCAACGAGCTTTGCCAGCAGCCGCTCTTCGTTATTGATGATATCCGACCCATCGCTGAACATTTGGTGTCGGAAGGAATCGCCATGGCGGAGTTATTGATCACGCCAGAATCCCCCTTTGTAAAAAGAACCCTTAACGAGATTGATTTCCGAAATAAGTATCGGGTCAATGTACTTGGCATCCAGCAAAGCGATATTATCAGAAGAACCAACCTGCAGCACATCGCATTAATGCCCGGCGACCAGGTATTGATCGAAGGCCCGCAAGCCAGCATTGAGGAATTCTGTCAGCACCCGGGTTTTTGTCAGCTCGAAAGTAAGGACTTGTCTAAGTATCTCCTTGATGAACGGCTGTTATCGCTACACATCCCTGAAAATTCATCGCTGATAGACAAAACTCTCCAGGAAAGCCGTTTCGGCTCCGCTTACGGGATCTCCGTATTAAGGGTCATCAGGGACGGCGCTCAGGCTTACCTGCCTGATCATGAATTTCGTTTGCAAGCGGATGATGTATTAATCGTAGAGGGACGTCCTTCCGATATCGACACTTTCCGTGGCTTACAATTAGTGCAGGTCGTGCCAAAGGTTGAG from Brevefilum fermentans encodes:
- a CDS encoding FmdB family zinc ribbon protein, whose amino-acid sequence is MPLYAYHCDNCDQDFEKLVRFSDPNSNTPECPGCQSRKTRKRLSTIAAISSGQSQSAGGCVSSGPFR
- a CDS encoding SLC13 family permease, producing MLPEIVILAIIIVIAALLFATGLIPMDLTALFVLVALALTGLVSPSQALSGFSSPAIVILWAMFILSAGFNRTGISNLIGARLLKLAGKSESRLMAFLMGISALLSAIMNNVGVAAMFLPITLDIARRTKRPASRLLLPMAYGALHGSMMPLIGTSAILIVREVMIEANLKPLNFLDFAPGGLIILIISIAYMVLIGRRFLPFRQAPKALSAADTINEGFAQNQYALQERLAMLIIQDGNPLAGKTLTESRIGQALGLTVLSIKRKDGEIIQATADAIIKDDDQLLVLGRLDRINELCQQPLFVIDDIRPIAEHLVSEGIAMAELLITPESPFVKRTLNEIDFRNKYRVNVLGIQQSDIIRRTNLQHIALMPGDQVLIEGPQASIEEFCQHPGFCQLESKDLSKYLLDERLLSLHIPENSSLIDKTLQESRFGSAYGISVLRVIRDGAQAYLPDHEFRLQADDVLIVEGRPSDIDTFRGLQLVQVVPKVEVDLEELTSGSLQMVEVMLSPTSKLAGKTLRDVHFRGKYNVTVLAIWRRDRAYRSGLGELTLQHGDALLCFGTVENLKAMARESDFVVLKMDLQEPPLYNKAPQTALIMAGVVLSVVFFNVPIAISAIAGGALMVLFGALSMENAYESIDWSSIFLLAAMLPMGIAIQETGAALMVSRWLVSLIGGLGPSWVLAGLMALVILGKLVIPSTVLAVFMAPIALSVAFELGVSPYPFMVGISYALAASFISPLAHPITLMVMTPGSYRFSDYVKHGLPISLIVILVSVLLLPLLFPYY
- the lexA gene encoding transcriptional repressor LexA, with amino-acid sequence MARKRAGLSERHKKILKFLKQFQAENGYPPSIREIGENTDISSTSVVNYYLKQLEEMHYIEREDNVSRGIRLLRNLEGNLLKTAQDITEMFSVPVIGRIVAGEPVPVPSSDFNYFDSETGIDIARSLLPLKEKAEDLFALEVQGDSMIDAMVNDGDIVIMRPVTQANNGEMVAVWLADRDETTLKYFYLEGGHVRLQPANPLMKPIIIDDPAHVQVQGKVVLVIRRLDQA
- a CDS encoding OsmC family protein, which encodes MAANTVLRWIPDGRRFVSTDSTGHSVTLSAPGENFGMKPSELILSALAGCAAFDVVGILEKKKTPLSFLEAKVTAEQDESAPWAFRKIHLHFLLKGEGLSAKSVQQAIDLSEEKYCSVAATLRGVAEISTSFEILEG
- a CDS encoding YitT family protein, yielding MKSNSSNQIKKFFSEIHFSRNDVWDFALILVGALIQAAAMSLFLVPADLVSGGISGLAQLIHHYTEFPIGLMVFLGNIPLFILGWKHLGGPRFAIRTVVSIIAFSAFTDLLMLFLPRGGVTDDPVLNTIYGGLLLGVGLGIVYRGRGTSGGSDILGRILNFRFHLTISHAYLITDSLVVLAAGFVFGWTKALYGLVLIYVSGLAAELALEGTNVVRSAMIVTTQTDAITQAIMKDLERGVTILEGTGGYTGEPRDVVYCVVSRMDVPRLKTLVHENDPHAFMVIGQAQEALGEGFTPLKVDHH
- a CDS encoding metal-sensitive transcriptional regulator, whose translation is MLQTKNIREKEPVIHRLARVEGQLRGVQKMIADDRDCREVFQQLIAIRAAVQSASLSYLQGVVSECLLNMDDSDDLDVQKATMTDLIKMLGKLSE